A region from the Candidatus Electrothrix scaldis genome encodes:
- a CDS encoding PDDEXK nuclease domain-containing protein: MGNNKSKITSEKDDQPLLSSNLNGLIADLGQLIDETRSAVAVTVNAGLTLLYWRIGARINKEILNQNRAEYGKQITVTVSQQLTEHYGKGFTYSSLTRMVKFSSVFPDQEIVATLSQQLSWSHFRELLSLEKPLQREFYAEMCRVEKWSVRTLRQKIDGMLYERTALSKKPDELIQQELRLLREEDRLSPDLVFRDPYFLDFLGLKDRYLEKDLEDAILRELEQFLLELGSGFAFMARQKRIQLDNDDYYIDLLFYHRGLNRLIAIDLKLGDFKAEYKGQMELYLRWLNKYERRPQEKEPLGIILCAGKKQELVELLELGQSGIHVAEYLTELPPRELLEQKLHNALVSAKDRITIFSDSGKL; encoded by the coding sequence ATGGGGAATAACAAGTCAAAAATTACGAGCGAAAAAGACGATCAACCGCTTCTTTCTTCAAATCTTAACGGACTCATTGCTGATTTAGGGCAATTGATAGATGAAACCCGTTCAGCGGTTGCCGTTACAGTCAATGCCGGATTGACTCTATTGTATTGGCGGATCGGCGCGCGGATCAATAAAGAAATACTGAACCAAAACAGGGCAGAGTACGGGAAACAAATTACTGTCACAGTGTCGCAACAATTGACAGAGCATTACGGAAAGGGATTCACCTATTCTTCTTTGACGCGGATGGTGAAATTTTCCTCTGTTTTTCCGGATCAGGAGATTGTTGCCACACTGTCGCAACAATTGAGCTGGTCACACTTTCGAGAATTGCTCTCCCTGGAAAAGCCTTTGCAACGGGAATTCTACGCAGAAATGTGCCGCGTAGAAAAATGGAGTGTTCGTACGCTGCGGCAAAAAATTGACGGGATGCTCTATGAGCGCACAGCCCTGTCAAAGAAGCCGGACGAGTTGATTCAGCAGGAACTCCGCCTACTGCGTGAGGAAGACCGTCTTTCGCCTGACCTGGTTTTTCGTGACCCCTATTTTCTTGATTTCCTCGGCTTGAAAGACCGTTATCTGGAGAAAGACCTGGAAGATGCCATTTTGCGGGAACTTGAACAATTTTTATTGGAATTGGGCAGCGGGTTCGCTTTTATGGCCCGGCAGAAACGTATTCAACTGGACAACGACGACTATTACATTGATCTGCTCTTTTATCATCGCGGACTCAACCGACTGATAGCCATTGACCTCAAGCTGGGTGATTTTAAAGCAGAATACAAAGGCCAGATGGAACTGTACCTGCGTTGGTTGAATAAGTACGAACGTCGCCCGCAGGAAAAGGAACCGTTAGGCATCATTCTCTGTGCAGGGAAAAAGCAGGAACTGGTCGAGCTGCTGGAACTGGGGCAGTCCGGCATTCACGTTGCTGAATACCTGACTGAGCTGCCGCCTCGTGAACTCCTGGAGCAGAAACTGCACAATGCTCTTGTATCGGCAAAGGATCGGATAACTATCTTTTCTGATTCGGGTAAATTATAA
- a CDS encoding Fic family protein, whose product MKKYIWQHPDWPDMHWDEQALTALITRCRLKQHFLLGAVSVLGFDLRLQAQGIVLEKEVLETSAIEGELLDPEGVRSSVAHRLGLAGVGLRPSDRKTDGAVDVLLDAARHFNTPLSEERLRGWHAALFPDGYSGFHRIITGDWRQQEMEIVSGPEGRQQVHYKAPLPDAVPEEIRLFLCWLNGPAHTDGLIRAALAHYRFVVIHPFDDGNGRIARALTDMALAQDEGSAVRFYSLSNQIMQNRDAYYAVLERCSNGAGDVTPWLEWFLRSFEQAVVNSQELINSVVVKAGFWQEFAGTELNPRQKKVVNALLDAGKGNFEGYLAARKYRSLAKTSKATASRDLEDLVGKGVLRRLDGGGRSTKYDLCWERFESVGLSVPG is encoded by the coding sequence GTGAAAAAATACATTTGGCAACATCCAGACTGGCCTGATATGCACTGGGATGAGCAGGCACTCACGGCTCTTATCACCCGGTGCAGACTGAAACAGCATTTCCTGCTCGGAGCTGTCAGTGTCCTGGGGTTTGACCTGCGGCTACAGGCTCAAGGGATCGTCCTTGAAAAAGAGGTACTCGAAACATCCGCTATTGAAGGAGAGCTGCTTGACCCGGAAGGTGTCCGCTCCTCGGTAGCCCACAGGCTCGGTTTAGCAGGAGTCGGCTTACGTCCCTCGGATCGAAAAACTGACGGAGCCGTAGATGTTCTGCTGGATGCGGCCAGGCACTTCAACACTCCCCTTTCCGAAGAACGGCTCAGGGGCTGGCACGCAGCTCTGTTTCCTGACGGATATTCCGGTTTTCACCGCATCATCACCGGCGACTGGCGACAGCAGGAGATGGAGATCGTTTCCGGGCCGGAAGGGCGACAACAGGTGCATTACAAGGCACCTCTGCCGGATGCTGTCCCGGAGGAGATCAGGCTTTTTCTCTGTTGGCTGAACGGACCTGCGCATACGGACGGACTCATCAGAGCAGCACTTGCTCATTACCGCTTTGTCGTTATTCATCCTTTTGATGACGGCAACGGCAGGATCGCCCGTGCTTTGACCGACATGGCCCTGGCGCAGGATGAAGGCTCTGCGGTCAGATTCTACAGCCTTTCCAATCAGATCATGCAGAACCGGGATGCGTATTATGCCGTTCTGGAGCGTTGTTCAAACGGAGCAGGGGATGTTACCCCCTGGCTGGAGTGGTTTTTGCGGAGTTTTGAGCAGGCTGTCGTCAATTCGCAGGAACTCATTAACTCTGTTGTGGTCAAAGCCGGTTTCTGGCAGGAATTTGCCGGGACAGAACTGAATCCGCGACAAAAAAAAGTAGTCAACGCCCTGCTTGATGCGGGGAAAGGAAATTTTGAAGGGTATCTGGCTGCGAGAAAATATAGATCTCTGGCAAAGACGAGCAAGGCAACGGCTTCCCGTGACTTGGAGGATCTTGTCGGAAAGGGTGTACTGCGGCGGTTGGACGGCGGCGGAAGGAGTACAAAATACGATCTCTGCTGGGAGAGATTCGAGTCAGTAGGGTTATCCGTCCCTGGATAA
- a CDS encoding transposase, whose protein sequence is MDSLFTFLFEEGVDPTNNFAERMIRFAVLWRKRSQGTKSDKGNRWVERILSLRQTCRLQGKSTFEVLTDAVRSYFRQQTPDLEWLRQAA, encoded by the coding sequence ATGGATTCACTTTTCACCTTCCTGTTTGAGGAGGGCGTGGATCCCACCAACAATTTTGCTGAACGAATGATTCGCTTCGCCGTGCTCTGGCGAAAACGCAGCCAGGGAACAAAGAGCGACAAAGGAAATCGATGGGTTGAGCGAATTCTCTCGTTGCGCCAAACATGCAGACTGCAAGGCAAATCCACGTTTGAGGTGCTCACCGATGCTGTGCGTTCTTATTTCAGGCAACAGACTCCCGATCTGGAATGGCTCAGGCAGGCCGCCTGA
- a CDS encoding ABC transporter substrate-binding protein codes for MKPIPCTTANNQPSSVWSSFYLDADTAFAAAQAGTVQVAAVPQILADKAVSGMRLVRVTSVDNRGIMFPCQKADHADLNGLPVGNDVTADPAIRQAINYAIDRQALVEGVLNGFGTPAYGSVSHLPWEEMATRIKDNDLDKAAALLKEAGWADQDQDGILDKDGVAAEFTLFYPADRLIRQSLALAVADMVAPLGIRMKLSGKSWDEIRKVQHAQAVLFGWGSYDPTEMYHLYHSEVSGQGYFNAGLYQNPTVDAYLDQALAAATQEEAEQFWRAAQWDGNTGLAPQGDAPWAWLVNLDHTYLVSEGLDIGTTRVEPHGHGWPITANIVDWQWKKDTGEKKGQGAQEKP; via the coding sequence TTGAAGCCAATCCCTTGTACTACGGCAAACAACCAGCCATCAAGCGTCTGGTCTTCCTTTTATCTTGATGCGGATACCGCTTTTGCGGCGGCCCAGGCAGGTACGGTCCAGGTGGCCGCAGTGCCCCAGATACTGGCCGACAAGGCGGTATCGGGCATGCGCCTGGTCCGGGTGACCAGTGTGGATAACCGGGGCATCATGTTTCCCTGCCAAAAGGCGGATCATGCAGACCTGAACGGCCTGCCGGTTGGGAATGATGTTACTGCCGATCCGGCCATCCGCCAGGCTATCAACTATGCTATTGATCGACAGGCCCTGGTTGAGGGCGTGCTCAACGGTTTTGGCACCCCGGCCTATGGCTCAGTCAGCCATCTGCCCTGGGAAGAAATGGCGACCCGAATAAAAGATAATGACCTGGATAAGGCCGCAGCCCTGCTCAAAGAGGCGGGCTGGGCAGATCAGGATCAGGACGGCATTCTGGACAAGGACGGAGTGGCTGCGGAGTTCACTCTCTTTTATCCTGCGGACCGGCTGATCCGCCAGTCCCTGGCACTGGCAGTGGCAGATATGGTGGCTCCCCTGGGCATCCGCATGAAGCTCTCCGGCAAGAGCTGGGACGAGATCAGAAAGGTGCAGCATGCCCAGGCCGTGCTCTTTGGCTGGGGCAGCTACGATCCTACAGAGATGTACCACCTCTATCATAGTGAGGTCTCCGGGCAGGGCTATTTCAATGCTGGCTTGTACCAAAACCCGACAGTGGATGCCTACCTGGATCAGGCCCTTGCAGCGGCCACTCAGGAAGAGGCAGAACAGTTCTGGCGAGCCGCTCAATGGGACGGCAACACCGGCCTTGCTCCCCAGGGAGACGCGCCCTGGGCCTGGCTGGTTAATCTGGATCATACCTACCTGGTGAGTGAAGGCCTTGATATCGGCACAACCCGAGTGGAACCCCACGGTCATGGCTGGCCCATTACCGCGAATATCGTAGACTGGCAGTGGAAGAAAGATACGGGTGAGAAGAAAGGGCAGGGAGCACAGGAAAAACCATGA
- a CDS encoding ABC transporter permease, whose protein sequence is MKRFLRKKLIQLVLILPAVALLSFGLLQLSPIDPVQAYIGADMLQMSEAQRQQIAQRWGLDQPPLLRYLHWQKEILTGNMGQSLIFQEPVTSVIARRFFPSLALMGAAWLLSGIIGFLLGIIAGLKENSLIDRAIRLYAYTLASTPTFWLGMLLVIVFSVQLGWTPVCCAYPPGMDPADVSIGQWLRHLLLPAATLSIISVAAVTLHTRQKLLEVMNSDFVLFARAKGESTWGVFYRHALRHTLLPALTIQFATFGELFGGSILAEQVFSYPGLGEATIKAGLGGDIPLLLGIVLVSALFVFFGNAIADLLYTVIDPRMKQATVS, encoded by the coding sequence ATGAAGCGTTTCTTGCGTAAAAAACTTATTCAGCTCGTGCTTATCCTTCCTGCGGTGGCTCTGCTTTCCTTTGGCCTGCTCCAGCTCTCACCCATTGATCCGGTTCAGGCCTATATCGGGGCAGATATGCTCCAGATGAGTGAGGCACAGCGGCAGCAGATTGCCCAACGATGGGGGCTTGATCAACCCCCATTGCTGCGTTATCTGCATTGGCAAAAGGAGATCCTGACCGGCAATATGGGGCAATCCCTGATTTTTCAGGAACCAGTGACTTCGGTCATTGCCCGTCGTTTTTTCCCTTCCCTGGCCCTGATGGGAGCAGCCTGGCTGCTTTCCGGCATCATCGGCTTTCTTCTTGGCATCATTGCCGGGCTCAAGGAGAACTCGCTCATTGACCGGGCCATCCGCCTCTATGCCTATACCCTGGCCTCCACCCCGACCTTTTGGCTGGGCATGCTGCTGGTGATTGTCTTTTCCGTGCAGCTGGGCTGGACCCCGGTCTGCTGCGCCTATCCGCCGGGCATGGATCCTGCGGATGTCAGCATAGGGCAATGGCTCCGTCATCTCCTCCTGCCTGCCGCCACCCTGAGCATTATCTCGGTTGCAGCAGTGACCTTGCACACCCGGCAGAAGCTGCTGGAAGTGATGAACAGTGACTTTGTCCTCTTTGCCCGTGCCAAGGGTGAATCCACTTGGGGTGTCTTTTATCGTCATGCCCTGCGCCATACCCTGCTGCCCGCCCTGACCATCCAGTTTGCCACCTTTGGCGAGCTCTTTGGTGGCTCAATCCTGGCAGAGCAGGTCTTTTCCTACCCTGGCCTGGGTGAGGCGACTATCAAGGCAGGTCTGGGTGGTGACATTCCCCTCCTGCTGGGGATAGTCCTGGTCAGTGCTCTGTTTGTCTTTTTCGGCAACGCAATAGCAGATCTTCTGTACACGGTTATTGATCCCCGAATGAAGCAGGCCACCGTATCGTAA
- a CDS encoding TonB-dependent receptor: MRTQRTTEMNRSKNSLLLLSGIFLPLVICGMPVTGTGGELYQGAADAGTGAHTLDTVTVTASKMKTDIARTPTNIAVISREEIERHPSAATIFELLQQVNVPGVYLPVLPGSLPVDGQLSTRGSESTPWAVRILVNGIEFNKGNGYIVPPRIPTHDIERIEIVKTPSAVYGDQAIYGVINIITRRSDKPLEGKVGVSSDSFGSSNFHTVLNGQKNNWEYFLDIGMNRFNGFQDRAFEDDNMLYAQVRYYMNDISSLTFHASHFESDANYANNLSFEEFAADPSQNPGLDQPLEDNYDLYALVYDTSFGPHDLTIKTDFKDENTKMFWSGLYFEFDEWELHPELNLTLRHDLGSVRNTLVLGGEYRYHELDTMLFSAPDNLVGLQIGDRHREDTTYAAFLQDQAEITDQLTLTAGIRYDNYQQDQEGRVNASNTWSQSDSCFSPKLGMTYTVSQAVKLFSGFNSGFKSPVRVPGAAASGNLKPERINAYEFGLRGQALPWLHYETALFYHQVEDKIVSVARQQLENIGKTEARGLELSLNAQFDSGLYSKFGYTWQESEFKEHQINDVSYNGNMLPNVPEHIVGLTIGFRHSTWGDIAVSPTFHGDIYLNDSNTSKWDSYWLLGARYAKQFQSYPGMEFFVHGENLTDEQEVTQSGSTSSEVGSEAVYPVPGIRVSTGLRFTF; the protein is encoded by the coding sequence ATGAGAACACAAAGGACAACAGAGATGAACCGCAGCAAAAACAGCCTACTGTTACTCAGCGGTATTTTCTTACCCTTGGTAATTTGCGGGATGCCGGTTACCGGAACAGGAGGTGAACTGTATCAGGGGGCAGCCGATGCTGGTACCGGTGCGCATACCCTTGATACGGTAACAGTGACAGCATCCAAGATGAAAACAGATATTGCGCGTACCCCGACCAATATCGCGGTGATCTCCAGAGAAGAAATCGAGCGGCATCCTTCAGCAGCCACGATATTTGAACTGCTGCAGCAGGTGAATGTGCCGGGCGTCTATCTCCCTGTCCTGCCGGGCAGTCTGCCTGTGGACGGTCAACTCAGCACCAGAGGCAGCGAATCCACCCCCTGGGCTGTGCGAATTCTGGTCAACGGGATTGAATTCAACAAGGGGAACGGATACATCGTGCCTCCAAGGATACCGACGCACGATATAGAACGGATCGAGATCGTGAAAACACCTTCCGCAGTGTATGGAGATCAGGCCATCTACGGCGTGATTAATATCATCACGCGCAGGTCGGACAAACCGCTTGAAGGCAAGGTAGGAGTTTCATCCGACAGCTTTGGTTCAAGCAATTTTCATACGGTGCTGAACGGACAGAAAAACAACTGGGAATACTTCCTGGATATCGGTATGAACCGCTTTAACGGTTTTCAGGATCGAGCCTTTGAAGACGATAACATGCTGTATGCTCAGGTCCGGTATTATATGAATGACATATCCTCCCTTACCTTTCATGCCTCGCATTTCGAATCAGATGCCAACTATGCAAACAACCTCAGTTTTGAGGAATTTGCTGCTGATCCGAGTCAGAATCCCGGACTTGATCAGCCCTTGGAAGATAATTACGATCTCTACGCCCTGGTCTATGACACCTCATTTGGTCCCCACGACCTCACAATTAAAACTGATTTCAAGGATGAGAACACCAAGATGTTCTGGTCGGGGTTGTACTTTGAGTTTGATGAATGGGAACTGCATCCGGAATTGAATCTCACCCTCCGCCATGATCTGGGTTCGGTACGTAACACCTTGGTGCTCGGCGGAGAATACCGGTATCACGAGCTGGATACCATGCTCTTTTCCGCACCGGACAATCTGGTTGGACTGCAGATCGGAGACCGGCACAGGGAAGACACAACCTATGCCGCTTTTCTTCAGGATCAGGCTGAGATAACAGATCAGCTAACCTTGACCGCAGGAATCCGGTATGACAATTATCAGCAGGATCAGGAGGGCCGGGTGAATGCAAGCAACACCTGGAGCCAGTCAGATTCCTGTTTCAGCCCGAAATTGGGCATGACCTATACTGTTTCTCAGGCCGTGAAACTTTTTTCCGGCTTTAACAGCGGTTTTAAAAGCCCTGTACGGGTTCCCGGTGCCGCTGCTTCCGGCAACCTTAAACCGGAACGGATTAATGCCTATGAATTCGGTCTGCGGGGACAGGCACTGCCCTGGCTCCATTATGAAACAGCTCTGTTCTATCATCAGGTTGAGGATAAAATCGTTAGCGTTGCCCGGCAGCAGCTTGAAAACATCGGCAAAACCGAAGCCAGAGGACTGGAACTTAGTTTGAACGCGCAGTTTGACAGCGGATTGTACAGTAAATTCGGCTACACCTGGCAGGAGTCCGAGTTTAAGGAACATCAGATCAATGACGTATCCTATAATGGCAATATGCTCCCCAATGTTCCAGAGCATATTGTCGGCCTGACAATAGGTTTTCGTCACAGCACCTGGGGCGATATTGCAGTCAGTCCAACGTTCCACGGTGATATATATCTGAACGACAGCAACACCTCAAAGTGGGACAGCTACTGGCTTCTCGGAGCCAGATATGCAAAGCAGTTTCAGAGCTATCCGGGGATGGAGTTCTTTGTCCACGGAGAAAATCTGACCGATGAGCAGGAGGTCACGCAGAGCGGCAGCACCAGCTCGGAGGTAGGTTCAGAAGCTGTTTATCCTGTTCCGGGCATCAGGGTATCCACAGGGTTACGCTTTACCTTTTAA
- a CDS encoding TonB-dependent receptor: MRKNPKKHLLFTLAMLTIASPGAAANNTEPQEKNTERKDAPQPTTIMTMGEIVVSGEQDNPAVDLPGSVDVVSEEEIARQNNRTALDALRNVPGITIGDYNSGGVPNGFTLRGFGNGSHGNHTAVTIDGIPYNYHMGSADGAIDLNQLIADDIVGVEVIKGPIDARYANWNRAGVIHFHTRNEGNFSRAKAEYGSFNTRKGYASLGSEHLDGKFNQVYSLEYFDTDGYRDNSAYDRQNFYGKWFYHFTDDLKTGLVLHTYDADWHTAGYLPAYLWTQNPKQSIQEDDGGWKDLSEAQLHLDWDINEAMPLEFKAWVVDEDYSRWADWGGGQTESHYEHRILGALANLGYDLEAGETGLLRFDTGFDWRSFSTLEQKFNTTYRHRTELTSDNDYELNDFGLYAKVNYDPFASLRLFAGGRYDLFSGESTDNSTGASADMRDYDIWTASGGVIYSFLEHYSLYANTGTGFQLPQGSDKYLTNAPTESDLFHWEIGTKAEWERVRLRYAYFHSDEDTIRWIAGEYINEGDTERNGHEFEVSLSPLPGLQLFSSCTLHEATYEGGENQGKEVPSIPEYIFKVGGEYRLAQGTSLSLWYRDTGEWYTTEDNLFSYPGYEVVDMRLAQEIKEDWELALHIKNLLDEEYSEYVGYWSDPYGVPDNQYAGSDGRYIGLTLSYRHGGWN, encoded by the coding sequence ATGCGCAAGAATCCCAAGAAGCACCTCCTCTTTACACTGGCTATGCTCACAATAGCTTCTCCCGGTGCGGCTGCGAACAATACAGAACCTCAAGAAAAGAACACCGAGAGAAAGGATGCCCCGCAACCCACTACCATAATGACTATGGGTGAGATAGTAGTGAGCGGTGAACAGGATAACCCTGCTGTGGATTTACCCGGCTCTGTGGATGTGGTCAGCGAAGAAGAGATCGCCCGTCAGAATAATAGGACCGCCTTGGATGCCCTGCGCAATGTGCCCGGCATCACCATAGGCGATTACAACTCCGGCGGAGTGCCTAACGGTTTCACCCTGCGGGGCTTTGGCAACGGCAGCCACGGGAACCATACTGCGGTGACCATAGACGGTATTCCCTATAACTACCATATGGGCAGCGCGGATGGGGCCATTGATCTCAACCAGCTCATTGCCGATGACATAGTTGGCGTGGAGGTGATCAAGGGGCCTATCGATGCTCGTTATGCCAACTGGAACCGGGCCGGGGTGATTCATTTCCACACCCGCAATGAGGGCAATTTCAGCCGGGCCAAGGCCGAGTATGGCAGTTTCAATACCCGCAAGGGCTATGCCTCGCTGGGCAGCGAACACCTGGACGGCAAGTTCAATCAGGTCTACTCGCTGGAGTATTTCGATACCGACGGCTATCGGGATAACTCGGCCTATGACCGGCAGAACTTCTACGGCAAGTGGTTCTATCATTTCACTGATGATCTGAAGACCGGGCTGGTTCTCCATACCTATGATGCGGACTGGCACACTGCTGGCTACCTGCCCGCATACCTCTGGACTCAGAATCCCAAGCAATCCATCCAGGAAGATGACGGAGGCTGGAAGGACCTTTCCGAGGCGCAGTTGCACCTGGACTGGGATATCAACGAGGCTATGCCGCTGGAGTTTAAGGCCTGGGTAGTGGATGAAGATTACAGCCGCTGGGCCGATTGGGGTGGAGGCCAGACCGAAAGCCATTACGAACACCGCATCCTCGGGGCACTGGCCAATCTCGGCTACGATCTTGAGGCAGGGGAGACCGGGCTGCTCCGTTTTGACACCGGCTTTGACTGGCGCTCCTTCAGCACCCTAGAACAGAAGTTCAATACCACCTACCGTCATCGTACTGAACTGACCAGCGATAACGACTATGAGCTCAACGACTTTGGTCTCTATGCCAAGGTGAATTATGATCCCTTTGCCTCTTTGCGTCTCTTTGCCGGAGGACGTTACGACCTGTTCAGCGGTGAGAGTACGGACAACAGTACTGGTGCATCTGCTGATATGCGGGATTACGATATCTGGACCGCCAGTGGTGGGGTTATCTATTCTTTTCTGGAGCATTACAGCCTCTACGCCAATACCGGCACCGGCTTCCAACTCCCCCAAGGCAGCGATAAATACCTGACCAATGCCCCTACGGAGAGTGATCTCTTCCACTGGGAGATTGGCACCAAGGCTGAGTGGGAGCGGGTTCGACTCCGCTATGCCTATTTTCACAGTGACGAGGACACCATCCGTTGGATTGCCGGAGAATATATTAATGAAGGGGATACAGAGAGGAATGGCCACGAGTTTGAAGTCAGCCTCTCGCCTTTGCCCGGTCTCCAGCTCTTCTCCTCCTGCACCTTGCACGAGGCCACCTACGAAGGCGGGGAGAATCAAGGCAAGGAGGTCCCCTCTATTCCTGAGTACATCTTTAAGGTCGGGGGTGAGTATCGCCTGGCCCAGGGCACCTCTCTCAGTCTCTGGTACCGGGATACCGGTGAATGGTACACCACGGAGGATAATCTTTTCTCCTACCCTGGCTATGAGGTCGTGGACATGCGGCTGGCCCAGGAGATTAAGGAGGATTGGGAGCTGGCTCTGCATATTAAGAATCTCCTGGATGAGGAGTATTCCGAGTATGTGGGCTATTGGAGTGATCCCTACGGAGTGCCGGATAATCAGTATGCGGGCAGTGATGGTCGCTATATCGGGCTCACCCTGAGTTATAGGCATGGCGGTTGGAATTGA
- a CDS encoding ABC transporter substrate-binding protein, protein MRKNSIQAVPPSLQWLTTILLMFLLVSCDRPQQEKNVQSQDAARPSSSSDTLVLAIGGEEEQGYDPTMGWGRYGSPLFQSTLLRYNDSLEVEYDLATAYSVSEDRLSWQVEIRGDVLFSDGMPLTAQDVVYTYNTAKASGGLVDLSFMDRAEAVGDHRVVFHLLKPRSTFLHHLRTLGIVPKHAHNKDYSRHPIGSGPYAMVRWDEGQQLIVEANPLYYGKQPAIKRLVFLLS, encoded by the coding sequence ATGCGCAAAAATTCCATCCAGGCTGTTCCTCCTTCTTTGCAATGGTTGACAACAATCCTCCTCATGTTCCTGCTGGTCAGCTGTGATCGACCACAACAGGAAAAAAACGTTCAGTCGCAGGATGCGGCAAGGCCGTCGTCTTCGTCCGATACCCTGGTGCTGGCTATCGGCGGTGAAGAGGAACAGGGCTATGACCCGACTATGGGCTGGGGCCGCTACGGCTCCCCGCTGTTTCAATCCACCCTGCTTCGCTATAATGATAGTCTGGAGGTGGAATACGATCTGGCCACTGCCTATTCTGTGAGCGAGGATCGCCTGAGCTGGCAGGTAGAGATCAGGGGGGATGTCCTGTTTTCTGACGGCATGCCTCTGACGGCCCAGGACGTGGTCTATACCTATAATACAGCCAAGGCTTCCGGCGGATTGGTGGATCTGAGCTTCATGGATCGGGCTGAGGCTGTGGGCGATCACAGGGTTGTCTTTCACCTGCTCAAGCCGCGCTCCACCTTTCTCCATCACCTCCGTACCCTGGGCATTGTTCCCAAGCATGCCCATAATAAAGACTACAGTCGGCATCCTATCGGGTCTGGTCCTTATGCAATGGTGCGTTGGGATGAAGGACAGCAGCTCATCGTTGAAGCCAATCCCTTGTACTACGGCAAACAACCAGCCATCAAGCGTCTGGTCTTCCTTTTATCTTGA
- a CDS encoding aspartate/glutamate racemase family protein: protein MQIGLIGGIGPAATDYYYRRLIAEFARRNEPLDMTIVHADTPTLLRNLEKNDIDSQVKIYNRLTGRLASAGAECVVVTSIAGHFCIDAFKESSPLEVIDMLIEVDAAIKKRALKRVGILGTRTVMETRFYAGIKTAEVIIPIGSTLDEVHNAYVSMAAAGQVTSDQRAVFDAACDWFVGQAGVDAIMLGGTDLALVYQEGQTSFPLVDCAALHVDAIVRQAT, encoded by the coding sequence GTGCAAATCGGATTAATTGGCGGCATCGGGCCAGCAGCAACCGACTACTACTACCGGCGCTTGATTGCAGAGTTCGCGCGCAGGAACGAGCCGCTGGATATGACAATTGTTCACGCCGACACACCTACCTTACTGCGTAACCTCGAAAAGAACGACATCGACTCCCAGGTTAAAATTTATAACCGCTTGACAGGTAGACTGGCATCAGCAGGTGCTGAGTGCGTGGTCGTTACTTCAATTGCAGGGCACTTCTGTATCGACGCATTCAAGGAGAGTTCTCCTCTGGAAGTGATTGACATGCTCATAGAGGTGGATGCAGCGATAAAGAAACGAGCACTGAAAAGGGTTGGGATTTTGGGAACGAGAACGGTAATGGAGACCCGTTTTTATGCTGGAATTAAGACAGCCGAAGTCATCATCCCAATAGGGAGCACGCTGGACGAAGTGCATAATGCCTACGTTTCGATGGCAGCGGCTGGTCAGGTCACCAGCGACCAGCGTGCTGTTTTCGATGCGGCTTGCGATTGGTTCGTCGGTCAGGCCGGAGTCGATGCAATCATGTTGGGCGGCACAGACCTTGCTTTGGTTTATCAGGAAGGACAAACTTCGTTCCCACTTGTAGATTGTGCCGCTCTTCATGTGGATGCAATTGTGCGCCAGGCAACCTAA